ttgttctgaatttcaaaatttgtttgaATTTTTAATAAATGTTTTAAAaattccaaaaatgttcggaatttagaaaaataaatatttttgaattttgaaaaaaaccataatttcaaaaaaaatataatattcaaatattgtttaAATTTTCGAAAGTTCAGAATTTCaaatattttaaattttcaaaatatGTTTAGAATTTTAAATTTTAATTAGTTTTGACAAAATATTTagaatttcaaaatttgtttcaATTTTGTTCATCATTCAAAAAATTAGAATTTGAAATTGTTCAGCATGTCTAAACACATGCAGGCTGCCAAACAAAGTCTCAGCTCAGCATGTCTCAGCGCATACATCGCCGCCAAACAACAGCAACTGCATGGACTCAGCATGTTTACACTGAGCATGTATGAGAGGAGAACAACTAGGCTAGGTCCATACATGCTACCAAACACACCCTTTGTGTTCGTCCCGCTCATGTTCCAGGGGCACGTGATTCCGGCTGTGGGCACCGCGCTGCTGCTGGCCACCCACTGCGTGCTCGCCAGCGTCGTCGCCACGCCGTACAACGCCGCGCGCATCCGCCCGACCATCGACTTCGCGCGGAAGTCCGGCCTGCCGATCCGGCTCGTCGAGTTCCCGCTCGACTGCGTCGCGGAGGGCTTGCCCGAGGGAGCCGACGACGTTGACAAGATCCCACTTGGCCTCGAGGTGAACTACTTCCGCGCCCTGACGCTCCTCACCCACCTCCGCACGCACCCGCCGTACCCGACGTGCATCGTGTCCGACTTCTACCACGCGTGGACCGTGCAGGTCGCCGCCAATCTCAAGGTCTCGCGTCTCTGCTTCTTCAGCATGTGCGCCTTCTGCGTCCTGTGCCAGCACAACGTCGAGAGGTACAACTCCTATGAAGGCGTAGCCGACGACAATGAGCCGGTGGTCGGGCCCGGCGTGGAGAGGAGAATCGAGGTGACGAGGGCGCAAGCCCCCGGGATCTTACGGGCGCTCTGGTTCGAGAAGATAGCCGATGAAATCGAGTTGGCGCTAGTAGAGGCTGATGGCATTGTCATGAACTCCTTCATGGAGATGGAGCCAGAGTACGTCACTGGCTACGCGGCCGCCAGGAAGATGGAGGTGTGGACCACCGGGCCGGTGTCCTTGTATCACCAGCACGCCGCGACACTAGCAAACAGAGGGAACACCACCACCGCCATCGACACCGACGAGTCTCTCCGGTGGCTCGACGATAAGGAGCCCAGTACCGTCGTCTACTTCAGCTTCGGGAGCATCGTACATGCTGACCCGAAGCAGGTCGTCGAGCTTGGACTCGGGCTCGAGGCATCAGGGCACCCGTTCGTCTGGTTTCTGAAGAACCCCGACCAGTATGGCGAGGATGTGTGCGAGTTTCTATGGGACCTCGAAGAGCGCGTCGCCGGACGTGGGATGCTGATCAGAGGGTGGTCGCCGCAGGTGCTTATCCTGAACCATGCCGCGGTGGGCGGCTTCGTGACGCACTGTGGATGGAACTCGACACTGGAGGCCATCGCGGCCGGGCTACCGGTCATGACATGGCCGCACTTCTCGGACCAGTTCTTGAATGAGAAGCTAGCTGTGGAGGTGCTCGGAATTGGTGTGAGCGTCAGGATCAAGGAGCCGTTGATGTGGGTGGCGAAGAAGAAGATCGTGGTGGGGAGAGAGGTGGTGGAGGCCACCGTCAGGAGCATCATGGACGGGGGAGgaaagggaaaggagagaaggAGGAAAGCACTGTCTCTCTCGGAGAAGGCAAGGACGGCCGTGCAAAAGGGCGGGTCATCACTTGGCAACCTGCTAGATCTGATCAAGCATTTCGAGGTGGACGCGGGAGGTTGCCCGGCCGTGCAGAAGGACGCGTAAAATGAATTTCGTCAGAGTCTTATAGACCACTGCATCATAGAGCGTTGAGTGTTCAGTTTTTTTAAGAACAAAGGCTCAAGAAGAGCCGGACTTCGAATTTACAAAGCCATCAACCAGCCAGGAATTACACAAGGCCACCATTACAACCAACTCGGAATAGAAAGGAAAAACAAACAGGAGACACATGGCGTAGCCAAAGCAACTTACAAGCACCAAAGACTACACACCCTATGGAAGTAATCAGAATAAGCACTAGCTTGTAATCGACGGAGTCTTCCGAGCACTAGTGGAAAAATGGCTAGCCACAACTTTCGTTTTGTGGCACGCCGTTTTTCATGAACGCCAACATTATTTTTTTCAAATAGTGTTGGCATCGTCCAAATTGGTACGATAGCTATAACTTACTGTCGGCATGGAGCACGATCACCTATGCGTCAGGGGTGCCCCTTTGTGGTTTGGCATGGGGACGgccgcgttgcacaaagagcagaagcaATAGGGGACAACACGGTAATGGACAGCtagtttttacccaggttcgggctgcttTTTAGCGCAAAACCTTACACCTGCTATGGTGGATTGATCTAGAGGAGGACAAAGGCGCAGAGTGCAGTAGCCTGGCAAGGGTGCCTCGAGAGTGCAATCACACGCGTACAAGTGCAGGGGGTCGAAGTGTTTGAACCCTTTGCTAGGTtgcctcaggcctccttttataggttaaGGGGTGAACACAGTGGAAAAGTAGTCATTTGGGTGAGATTAGATAGCTAACAGTGCTATCACACCTAACTCtggcagttaggacaaagtgcattaaatgcactgctaggtgtcgTGTTGAGGTTGAATCCCGGCAAGCCTATCGCGCCGCTTATCTGCTTCTCCTTGCTAGTGTGACACGTCTCCTGGACGGGTGTCAGTAAAGCTAATCACTTCTTGATCATGCTGCCACGTGCCTGACAGGATCCATCTGGTTGCTTGGTTCCTTCACACCGCACTGATAAGTGACTTGGGTGCGATGAGGTGCGGTGGCATCTTCATCAAAACCTATCGGCAAGAAGCCTGGCGGGTTTTGATCATGGCGGCCCCGGCAACCCTGCCGGGGCAATCTAGACGTGTCCTTAGCTGGGCCTCGGCCTGGCCAGGCTCTCCttcccggcaagggaggccttcCCAATGTGATTTCTGATCTTGTTCTCCTGGGTCTCTGACGTGCCCGGCAAAGGCAGCTTGCCCGCAAGTCTGCGCACTGGTCAAAAGGGGGAAACAAATACCCCTGTACATGTAcaccaacagtagcccccgggcctgaGCCAAACGCGACGCAGGCGTGTTGGATTAGGCTCCAAGCAGTGCGCAGACACACGGCAAAAATCCTCTGCCCACGTGTAATGATTTTATTGTCCTGTCAATCACACGTCTGTTCCGCGCAGTTACTGTGGGTCGAGCATTCGTGGTTTTGCAGCGGTTATTGGGGGAGCGTGCCTGTAAAAAGGCGGTTTTGCAGGGCAATAGCGGAGAGCTAGCCCCCTGCGCATAGTCCCAATAAAATAGGGCAGACGCGAAGGAGTGTTTCTCATTCACGCCTTTCGCCCTTCTcgcttcatcttcttcctctcgacGAAACTGCCTCCGACGCCACTCCCTCTTCTCCCACCGCCAGATCTTCCCTTCCTTGCCATCCATGGGGCGCAATAAGAGCGCCGCGAAGGGAAAGCAGGCGGACAAGCTAGAAGACCCGAGGGCAAAGGAGAAAAAGAAGGAGGCAGAAGCTCTGGTCCAGCGGCGGCAAGAGAACATGGTCTTCTCGCCGTTGGACCTCGACGGAAATTCCTTGATCCAGAGATATGCTTACATGTGGGGGAGAAAAGCCAAAGGGCATGGAGAGCCAATCGTCCTCCCTGATGGATCCAAGGTTCCGAATGACTCATATGCATTCTTCTACGCTTACTTTTACTGCGGCCTCTctccccctttctccgatttcttcagtgCCATGATGTATTCCTTTGGGTTTTGCTTGCTGGACTTCACGCCCAATGCAATGACGTGCATGGCGGTGTTTACCCATTTCTGCGAGAACTTTGTCGGAGTCGCTCCCAATGTGGATATATTCCGTCACTTCTACATCCCCCGCATCGAGGATAAATCCCTTTCGGGAAATATATCATGGATTCCGCgggggaagagagaagattggGATTACCTTGGAGGACAACTGCACCGCAAGTGGGAGGAGTGGAGAGGGGATTGGTGTTGGATCAAGGACCCGGAAGCCCCTCCGTTCTGCCAGCCACGTACCaagtgtgtgatacgcggcaaggATTGGAGCGACCCGGGAGAAACTGATGGGAGGCTCCGCACGGCGCTGAACAGAGTCGCTCGTCTCAAGGCTGCCAGGCTCACCATTGATCACATGGGTGTCGATTTCCTCTAGCGTCGCATCGCCCCGCTGCAGCAACGGGACCGCTTTGCTTCGGAGTACAAGATGCCGCAGACTGGATGCGGTTGTATCCTGGCGTTGCCAACAACCTGACAGTCATGAGTCATGCCTGGCTGTGCGAGCAATTTTTCCACAAGGCCGACACCTTCCACTTGCCGGCAAGAATTGTTTCTTTGCATATCAACTCTATGCTGGACCAAATCCTCAAGTGGATGCCAGATTGCAATGCCAGTGGAGTTAAGGAAGATTGGCAGCTGCCTAGCTTGGAGGATGAGATGAGCTGGGCTTCAAGCTTAGTGGAGAGAGCCACCAGGAAGGAGACTGACTTCACCAAGGGTACCACTGAACATGAGCATGAGTACATCCAAAGCAGGCTTGAGGAGGTCTGAAGGCTCAAGGCTGCCGCAGCAGCTGGTGATGACAATGAAGGGAACTCCTCAGAGGAAGAGTGTGTTAATGAAGAGATCGCTGATCTTAAGGCACTGGGTGTCGCGGTTGTCGGGACCGGAGCTGCCGGGTCTAAGGTTGCCGGGCCCGAGGCTACAGGGGAAGGGGCTGCTGGGGCAGAGGGAGCCGCAGCTCGAAGAGGAGGAAGGGCTCGAAGAGGGGGCCCAAGCCACAGAGCAGAAGCGTCGGCTTCACAAGAGGGGGAGGAAAGAGCCAGTGGTTCCGTCTTCGTCACGGGCTGGGCCCAAAGTGAAGAAGACCACCAACAAGAGTAGCAAGGAAGACATTGTCCGTCGCCACTCGGCCCGTCTTGCCCCGGCTCCAACTTCGCCTTCCCGGCAGCGGATGGTGAAGGGTGTTGACACCACGCCTCCATCAAGCCCGACACCATCAGCGAGCAGGCCCCCCTCCACTCAAGAGGGCAAGGGAATCACCCCGCCTCTGGTATACGAGATGGACGCCATGCTTGACGATTCAGAGTGAGGACAATCACTAGTTTTTCTTAATTCCACTCACTTTCCCTTGATTTCAATTGCATTTCTCTTGATAGTTAGCTGATCTTGTGATGTTGATCTTGACAGGGATGAAGAGACCCTGGCTCAACGGGCCAAGACGACGAGGGAGCTGGCATCGGTGTCAGGCGCTGAACCGGCAAGGGACGCCGGTGGTTACCCTGTACCCAGCCCCCGGGCCAGCCCCTACGTGAAGGCCCGGGTCAGACCGTGTCCGCCGGTGGTCCTGCTAAAGTTCTTTTGTCGCCCACCAAGGATACTGGCGGGAGTCCCCAAAGTGAAGCCCGGCAGCAAACAGTGACCACTTTAGCTCCCGCGAGCGATACCCAAGGAAGGGGATCCCCGGAAAGAGCTCCTTCTGCTAGGTCTGCCCGCATCGAAGTCACCCCCATGGAAGAAGATGATGCCAGACATCCACCGGCAACAGACACTGCCAGAGAAGGAGCAATTTCTTCCCACCAGCCGCCGACAGGTAATCCAGCTTCCTTCGGATCCTCTCTGCTCTATTAATCCCAGGTTTCTGATCTTCATTTCCCTCCTGCCTTCACTCCTTCGCAGCCCCCGTGTTCGAAGAAAAGGAACTTTTGGAGGAAGTGGCAGACGTAGGAAAGGATGCCGCTGAAGAAGCCGTCAAGATTGCCACGGAAGAAGGTCATGCAAAGGCCTCCAAGGATGCCCAGGGAACCTCAATTGGGGAAGAGGAAATCCCTGGTAACACGACCGCCCCTTCCATGGAAGTAGAGGAGAAAGCGCCTCTTCAGAGTGATGCCTCACACCTGAgggtgactgatacgtctccaacatatctataatttatgaagtattcatgccatgtttacaacaattttatatggttttcgTATGATTTGCATcgaactaacccggattgacgctgttttcagcagaactaccgtggtgttgttttttatgcagaaatgaaagttctccaaatgagctgaaactttttgacgatttttttggaacaaaagagaccacCGAAGCTTCGCGGAAGAACCATAAGGTGAAGCACTATGGTACAAGACAccgggcgcgccagggggcccaggcgtgccccggtgggttgtgctcacctcgaggcccatctttgcgtgaaaccaacgccaaaaaatcctataaatagagaaaccatcagaaataaccctagatcagaagttccgccaccgcaatcctttgtaggaacaaaaaaccagtctagaccccgttccgacactccgccggaggaggaaatcatcaccggtggccatcttcatcatcccagcggccaccatgatgaggagggagtagtccaccctcggggctgagggtttgtaccagtagctatgtgtttaatctctctctcgctctctctctctctttttctctctctctctctctccctctctctctctctcgtgttcttgagatggcacaatcttgatgtatcgcgggctttgttaatatagttggatcatatggtgtttctcgctctatatcttgttgtgatgaattgagttttccctttgagatttcgtcttatcggattgaatacttttatgtatttgagagcacttgatatatgtcttgcatatgaatacccgtggtgacaatggggtattatattgattcacttgagatatgttttggcactcaactcacagattcccgaggtgacattggggtaatctatgcatagggtttgatgcatgttctcgtcttttgtttctctggtagaaatcttggggcactctttgaggttctttgtgttggattgagttatgaatctgaatttgttttggtgttattttagtacgaactcttgatagatcgattggaaagaataacttgtgttattttagtacgaactcttgatagatcgatcggaaagaataacttggcgttattttagtacgaactcttggatagatcgatcggaaagaatagctacaaacaatttgttcttatgttctccgcctgataggaactttggagtgattcttcatcgcatgttgagggatggttatgtgatccaattatattagcattgttgagagattccactagcgaaagtacggaccctaggccccATTTTCAATCATTGCAACACCGTTTGTGCTCATTTTTGTTACTCGTTACGTTGCTGCTTTTTATTATTcatattacaaaaatcaatatctactatcattactacgcttgtatcaccatctcttcgccgaactagtgcacctatacaaattaccattgtatttggtgtgtcggggacacaagagactttttattatttgctTGCAGGGtagtttgagagagaccatcttcatcttacgcctcccacagattaataaaccttaggtcatccacttgagggaaatttgctactgtcctacaaaactctgcgcttgaaggcccaacacgagtctacaagaacaagttgtgtagtagacatcaagctcttttctggcgccgttgccggggaggtgagtgcataaaggtatatctttagatcttgcaattgaatcttttagtttcttgttttatcagtAGTTTAgcttataaaaagaaaactacaaaaaaatgaaattgaggtggtctcatattattcaactttataatgtctttcgtgaaaatgatgtaaaggaaaattgtgctcaattgataaaAGAAGAATTCAATGaaatgtttggcataaatgatgagcatgattgcaattttgttagtatgaattctttgattatccatgatgctaatgatatgcaaagccataagcttagggatgctatgtttgatgaagatgatatttttagtcccccaacttttgatgagaaaatctattatgatgaaagcatgcctctgataatccccaagtgcagggaatcatcgtagcaattctcaatggtggaagtgataagtacggagtgtcgaacccacaaggagctaaaggtaagatcagtATTCTCTCAAGTCATGTccgccactgatacgactctatgtacaccgaacgtttgcttccaactagaaacgagaaataaaattacgttgtgggtatgaagaggataactttgcatgatatcgatAGCTAaaacatgttaaagtatagatcataaactttcttgaaaactaacaaaacCGTGCCCTTAGTcgtcaaacaattgcaattcatcttattttcgggaagggtctatgtaagagctttgattcagcaaactccacatactcaactatcatttaatctttcacaattactaacactcatgtgatatttatgggttcaaagttttaatcggacacagagaaagataggggcttatagtttcgcctcccaaccttttacctcaagggtaatgtcaacaataataatttatgaaaacctacatccaagtggatatatatatatctggatcgctccaacacaaagtgcttgccaaaggaaaaagtgtaaaaaggaaaggtgatgatcaccatgactcttgtataagggtagaagataaaagtataagataggcccttcgcagagggaagcagaggttgtcatgcgcttttatggttggatgcacaaaatcttaatgcaaaagaacgtcactttatattgcctcttgtgataaagacctttattatgcagtccatcacttttatttcttccctatcacaagttcgtataaagcttattttcttcgcactaatagatcatacatatttagagagcaatttttattgcatgcaccgatgacaacttacttgagggatcttactcaatccataggtaggtatggtggactctcatggcaaaaccggtttaagggatgttggaagcacaagtagtatttctacttggtgcaaagaatttgactagcatgagagggaaaggcaagctcaacatgttggatgatccaagacaatataacgtttcggatataggaaaacataacccattaagttgtcttccttgtccaacatcaactttttagcatgtcatattttaatgagtgctcacaattccaaaagatgtccaagatagtatatttatatgtgaaatctctcttccttcaatattctttcatgaattgttcaagtgaccaattctgcgtttgctaactttcaataagtttactacctatactcattatgtgtgaagtcattactccccatgtcataagcatatgaaacgtatataaattcagatttatgacattcaattcattcaaccatttactcataggatatatgtgaagcacgtgagtaaatgacaaactactccaaaaagatataagtgaagaacactgagtagtcaaataattaactagccatgggaggattctttttcattcaagatttcagatccaatgattttattcaaacagcaagtaaaattgaaaatacggtccaagcaaaacacatatcatgtgacgaataaaaatatagctccgagtaaggtataccgatagttttgaagacggaagaggggatgccttccggggcatccccaagcttaggcgcttgagtattctttgaatattaccttggggtgccttgggcatccccaagcttagggtctttcgactccttattctcctcatatcgatatctcactcaaagcttgaaaacttcaatcacacaaaacttaacggaacttcgtgagataggttagtatgataaagagtaaaccattcactttggtactgtcaaagacaaggttcataattgttctcacacaattcctactgtaccatgtcaactacaatttatattgagaaatataagccatagaaactagaaaacaagcaaactatgcaatgaaaatagaatctgtcagaaacagaacagtctgtaatgatttgaacataaaccatacttctgctactccaaaaattatgaaataaataggtggacgtgaggaatttgtctattaatattctgcaaaaagaatcaactcaaaaacactcttctgtaaaaaatgacagctaatctcgtgagcgcaaagtttctgttttttacagcaagatcaatttaactttcacccaagtcctcccaaaggtcttacttggactttattgaaacaaaagctataaaacatgattactgcAGTAGATTAATcatttaaacacacaaaaacagtaagggtaaatattaggttgtctcccaacaagcgcttttctttaatgtcttttagctaggcatgatgatttcaatgatgctcacataaaagatacgaattgaaacataaagagagcatcatgaagaatatgactagcacatttaaatctaacccattTCCTATGcctaggtattttgtgagcacataatttataggaacaagaatcaactagcataggaaggaaaaacaagtataacttcaaaactttaagcacatagagaggaaacttgatattattgcaactcctacaagcaggtattcctccctcataataattttcagcaGCATCATGAATGatttcaacaatataaccatcacacaaagcattcttttcatgatctacaagcatcgaaacttttctactctccacataagcaaaagtcttctcattcggaatagtgggatcactaattcctaaagttgacactcttccaaacccgctttagatgatagtattattcatactccaaaatatataagtgaagttcatggagcattatacaattaatatagactaaccaatatccaagctcaaaatatataagtgaagcacacgaagcactctataaaaccatactcaaaagatttaagtgaagcacaaagagcattctataaggtcatactcaaaagatataagtgaagcacatgaatcattctaaaaattgatgaagggacatctcatactagcatggttcttaaagaaaaagaaaaacaaaaaggacacaaatcatgtgaacaaaacgaaaaccgaggtataccgataattgttgaagaagagagatgggatgccaaccggggcatccccaagcttagatgcttgagtatccttgaaatatttacttggggtgacttgggcatccccaagcttgaactcttgcctctctttattcttctcatgttgatagctcctcgatcttcgaacactttatccacacaaaactttaacaaaaaatttgtgagatccgttagtataataaagcaaataacTACCTTTAGTTACTGTTGCAAACTTATTACAAATTCATATTGTaactatatctactgtattccaacttcaccatggttcataccccccgatactacccatagattcatcaaaataagcaaacaacacacaaaaaatagaatctgtcaaaaacaggacagtctgtaataatctggaagtttagtaaacttcagtaactccaaaaattctaaaaacaATATGAAAACTTAAAAAATGTGTACAGAAAttat
This sequence is a window from Aegilops tauschii subsp. strangulata cultivar AL8/78 chromosome 7, Aet v6.0, whole genome shotgun sequence. Protein-coding genes within it:
- the LOC109776572 gene encoding UDP-glycosyltransferase 73C6-like, producing MSKHMQAAKQSLSSACLSAYIAAKQQQLHGLSMFTLSMYERRTTRLGPYMLPNTPFVFVPLMFQGHVIPAVGTALLLATHCVLASVVATPYNAARIRPTIDFARKSGLPIRLVEFPLDCVAEGLPEGADDVDKIPLGLEVNYFRALTLLTHLRTHPPYPTCIVSDFYHAWTVQVAANLKVSRLCFFSMCAFCVLCQHNVERYNSYEGVADDNEPVVGPGVERRIEVTRAQAPGILRALWFEKIADEIELALVEADGIVMNSFMEMEPEYVTGYAAARKMEVWTTGPVSLYHQHAATLANRGNTTTAIDTDESLRWLDDKEPSTVVYFSFGSIVHADPKQVVELGLGLEASGHPFVWFLKNPDQYGEDVCEFLWDLEERVAGRGMLIRGWSPQVLILNHAAVGGFVTHCGWNSTLEAIAAGLPVMTWPHFSDQFLNEKLAVEVLGIGVSVRIKEPLMWVAKKKIVVGREVVEATVRSIMDGGGKGKERRRKALSLSEKARTAVQKGGSSLGNLLDLIKHFEVDAGGCPAVQKDA